The sequence TGGCTTTTGAGCAAAAGGACACGTGGAATCGGTGGGTCATCATCTACGGAGCCGACGGACTCCTGAGGGCTACACAATCCAGAATGTGGTGCTGAGGATTCCAGGGAAGGGAGGTGAGGTATTGTCCTGGGGGCCCTGGCAACCAAACACTGTGTGACCGGGACAATCAGATGTGGAGGTGGTCCACACGGAGGAGGAAACAtggaagagggtggggagggtggacaGACTTCCATTCCTGCAGCGACCCAATTCCCTGTTCTCGAATGTTCTACGGAAGGGTCTCTGGGTGACAGTGAAACCATCCCTCGTGAAATCCCCAAGACCCATCCTCTATCTTGATTTCCGGATGGATAAGAGGATTTTGTTCCCCTTTGAGGATGGTTGAGTTCGGGACaccaaatgcagaaagaaaaacgAGCAGAGCACGAGTTCTGAATGACAATGAGGACATTTTATTGAGAGTTGACTGggtgcaggaggaagggctggggggaCCAGGGTGGGTGGGTAGACCCTCCAGGGGTCCTGTGGCTCCAGTCCCCTGAGGATGTGAGGACCAGGACCTAAGGGCACTCGGAGGGCGACACTGTCTTCTCCACGGTTTTCCCATCGTGCGTGACCTGGCAGCTGACCCCCTTCTCATAAGATTTCCACTCGCTGGCCGTCAGGGCCAGGTAGCTGCTGGCCGCGTACTTGCTGTTGCTCTGTTTCGAGGGCTGGCTGGTCTCCACGCCcttggtgatggtggtgctgcCTGACTTCCAGGCCACCGTCACGCTGCCCGGGTAGAAGTCATTGATGAGACACACCAGGGTGGCCTTGTTGGCGTTGAGCTCCTCATTGGAGGGCGCGAACAGAGTGACTGAGGGCGAGGACTTGGGCTGACCTGCAAAGTGAGGGAGAGACGGGAGGTCACTGGGGCAGCGTCCATCGCGGGAGCCCCTGACCTCAGGAGAAGCGGGCACAGGTGCCCAAAGTCCAGTGCATGGATCCCAGGCGGGCCCTTTCTCCCCTGAGGTCAGGCAGCCATGGCTGGGGTCGCTCACCTTCTGTCAGGGGATCCTCAGTGCCCGACTCCTGGGAGTTCAGGGCTCCCTTGCAAGTCTCCATCTCTTCCTCAGGCTCCCACGTCCCATAAACCACATCCCACCCTCTGCTCCCTGGTGCTGCCTGGCGTCCACCCTGCGGTCCCCTCTTTCCTCTGTCTGTCCTGGGCATCTGTCTGTCTGAGATCTTCCCCTGGTTCTCGTCCGGTGTCCTCATACAGGTTGTCTGTCTATTCCCCATTCAGGCTCTCTTCCCTTGCAGAGGGGGGGATTGTTGCCCACAGTCCCCCTGATGCCAGCCTCGCAGCCCCCAACCCTCTAGGGCTGCCACAGAGACCACAGAGACCCCTCCAGGGCTGCCAGGGTGGAGGGAGCGtcagccccagggctggggtccAGGGAGTCCCACAAATGAGAGTTTCCATGTGGGTGAACGTTGCGTTCTGAGCCTGGGGATGTGTCTGTTCTGAGGGGTCCCCTGACCTGTGAAGTCCCGCTGGGGATCTGTCTGTCCTGGGACATCTGTCTGCCTGGCCGGGTCAGTTCCTGTCACCTGTCCCTATGAGGAGTCCCCACGCTGGGCGTCTGAGCTAGGGGCTCACGTCCAGTGTGTAACTGGGTGCGGTGACCCTTAAGGCCCGAGTGTCCTGAGATCTGTGCGGCCTGGGGTGTCCTGCTTGCTGGGAGGAGGATGGGGACCTAGCACCCTGAGGTCACCTTCTCAACGGGACACTCGTCTACCCTTCCCCCGTGTACTGTTCCCTCCTCCACTCTCCAAGGCCCCTGGCTCTGGGGTCCCTCACTAGCCCCCATTTGGGTCCCTGAGCAGAAAGATCCCAGGATGACACCCATGCTCTGTCCAGCTCTTTCCAGTGTCCTTCCCACATCCCTGGACCCAGTGCCCCAGCCTGAGACCCCCATTCCTTGggcctcagcccctcccttctcctcagaCCCCGGGGCTTGGCACCCTGAGGAGGGAGCTGACATCCCAGCATCCAGAGAAGaagggcctggagggaaggctcGGGATGGGAAGAGCGAGGGGTGGCAGGAGGGTCACTTAGCCCGTGCTCACCATGCCCACCAGGTTCTGTGAAGAATGACAGGCTTGGGGGCAATGGACAGCCTAGAGGGTGAAGGTGACAGGCTCCGGAGAGTGAGACCCCAGCCCCAGACAGgagggaaaagacaagaaaatctgCCCAAATTTCACCGTGGACCctgaagaggaggggaagggggagactcACCCAGGACGGTCAGCTTGGTCCCTCCGCCGAACGGATAACACAGTGACACAGCCTCGAACATAAACCCTCCTgacaccccctccaccccctgcccaggCCCACCTGCAGCTGCACAGAGGCCCCAGGGCCACCCTCCTTGTCATGGGGGCTGGTCTGTCCTCGGGGAGGCTGAGGGGGGATCCCACCCCACCAGCAACTTCAGCCCTGGGAAGCGGGGCTCCATCCTTCCCCAGGCATGGGAGGTGCAGGAGAGACATCTGGGTGTCACATCACATCCCAGGGACCTTCCTTTCCCGGAGGAGGTGGGGTCCCCTGGTCAGTAGCGTGGGGGGCGTCATGGTGGGAGGGTGAGGAGCCTGTTTAGCACCCTGAGGGGATGGAGCTGTGCTCTCTGCAGAGCAAGGCCACAGGGATTCTGGAGGCTCCAGTGCCCTAGAGGCAGGTCCAACACGGCCAAGTTTGCAGTAACTCGGTGTGTGCCGgtgtgcgtgcatgtgcgtgtgtgtctgtgtgtgtgtctgcctttCTAACCACTCGGGTCTCTGTCCTGTGTAGCTCCTACAGCAATAATCTCACTGATCTGAGATCTCATTCCAGATCTAAGATGGTGAATCAGTACACAGTCAAGTCCACGGCACCGTCCTAGACCGAAACTTGACGTTAGACTCATGGCCCCATCGACCACTCACATGGTTTTCACTGGCATTTGTGGTGGGTAGGTGGTGGGCTGGCCACCGAGAGATTGGTGAGAGCAGAGCTGGCCTCGTCCCAGGAGCCTTGAAGGCAGTCGGGACCCTCCTGACACAAGTGGGAGGAGGACTGTCTAGAGGGAGTGTGGGATGAGTGACCAGGGTCAGGGACTGTGGGTCCTGTGCAGAGTGTGACCggaaggcctgggggaggggcacagggctGTTTCCCTAGGGAGGTGCGAGCAGGAGGTGCCATGAGGGGGGTGGGAACTCTAGGACGAGGTCATGCGGAATTACCAGGGTGGCTTTTGAGCAAAAGGACACGTGGAATCGGTGGGTCATCATCTACGGAGCCGACGGACTCCTGAGGGCTACACAATCCAGAATGTGGTGCTGAGGATTCCAGGGAAGGGAGGTGAGGTATTGTCCTGGGGGCCCTGGCAACCAAACACTGTGTGACCGGGACAATCAGATGTGGAGGTGGTCCACACGGAGGAGGAAACAtggaagagggtggggagggtggacaGACTTCCATTCCTGCAGCGACCCAATTCCCTGTTCTCGAATGTTCTACGGGAGGGTCTCTGGGTGACAGTGAAACCATCCCTCGTGAAATCCCCAAGACCCATCCTCTATCTTGATTCCAGATGGATAAGAGGATTTTGTTCCCCTTTGAGGATGGTTGAATTCAGGACaccaaatgcagaaagaaaaacgAGCAGAGCACGAGTTCTGAATGACAATGAGGACATTTTATTGAGAGTTGACTGggtgcaggaggaagggctggggggaCCAGGGTGGGTGGGTAGACCCTCCAGGGGTCCTGTGGCTCCAGTCCCCTGAGGATGTGAGGACCAGGACCTAAGGGCACTCGGAGGCCGACACTGTCTTCTCCACGGTTTTCCCATCGTGCGTGACCTGGCAGCTGACCCCCTTCTCATAAGATTTCCACTCGCTGGCCGTCAGGGCCAGGTAGCTGCTGGCCGCGTACTTGCTGTTGCTCTGTTTCGAGGGCTGGCTGGTCTCCACGCCcttggtgatggtggtgctgcCTGACTTCCAGGCCACCGTCACGCTGCCCGGGTAGAAGTCATTGATGAGACACACCAGGGTGGCCTTGTTGGCTTTGAGCTCCTCATTGGAGGGCGCGAACAGAGTGACTGAGGGCGAGGACTTGGGCTGACCTGCAAAGTGAGGGAGAGACGGGAGGTCACTGGGGCAGCGTCCATCGCGGGAGCCCCTGACCTCAGGAGAAGCGGGCACAGGTGCCCAACGTCCAGTGCATGGATCCCAGGCGGGCCCTTGCTCCCCTGAGGTCAGGCAGCCATGGCTGGGGTCGCTCACCTTCTGTCAGGGGATGCTCAGTGCCCGACTCCTGGGAGTTCAGGGCTCCCTTGCAAGTCTCCATCTCTTCCTCAGGCTCCCACGTCCCATAAACCACATCCCACCCTCTGCTCCCTGGTGCTGCCTGGCGTCCACCCTGAGGTCGCCTCTTTCCACTGGGTGTCTGTCTGTCCTGGGCATTTGTCTGTCTGAGATCTTCCCCTGGTTCTCGTCTGGTGTCCTCATACAGGTCGTCTGTCTGTCCCCCGTTCAggctctcttcccttttgcgGGGGGCTTTGTTGCCCACAGTCCCCCTAACACCAGCCTCGCAGCCCCCAACCCTCTAGGGCTGCCACAGAGACCACAGAGACCCCTCCAGGGCTGCCAGGCTGGAGGGAGCGtcagccccagggctggggtccAGGGAGTCCCACAAATGAGAGTTTCCATGTGGGTGAACGTTGCGTTCTGAGCCTGGGGATGTGTCTGTTCTGAGGGGTCCCCTGACCTGTGAAGTCCCGCTGGGGATCTGTCTGTCCTGGGACATCTGTCTGCCTGGCCAGGTCAGTTCCTGTCACCTGTCCCTATGAGGAGTCCCCACGCTGGGCGTCTGAGCTAGGGGCTCACGTCCAGTGTGTAACTGGGTGCGGTGACCCTTAAGGCCCGAGTGTCCTGAGATCTGTGCGGCCTGGGGTGACCTGTTTGCTGGGAGGAGGATGGGGACCTAGCACCCTGAGGTCACCTTCTCAACGGGACACTCGTCTACCCTTCCCCCATGTACTGTTCCCTCCTCCACTCTCCAAGGCCCCTGGCTCTGGGGTCCCTCACTAGCCCCCATTTGGGTCCCTGAGCAGAAAGATCCCAGGATGACACCCATGCTCTGTCCAGCTCTTTCCAGTGTCCTTCCCACATCCCTGGACCCAGTGCCCCAGCCTGAGACCCCCATTCCTTGggcctcagcccctcccttctcctcagaCCCCGGGGCTCGGCTCCCTGAGGAGGGAGCTGACATCCCAGCATCCAGAGAAGaagggcctggagggaaggctcGGGATGGGAAGAGCGAGGGGTGGCAGGAGGGTCACTTAGCCCGTCCCCACCATGCCCACCAGGTTCTGTGAAGAATGACAGGCTTGGGGGTAATGGACAGCCTAGAGGGTGAAGGTGACAGGCTCCGGAGAGTGAGACTCCAGCCCCAGACAGgagggaaaagacaagaaaatctgCCCAAATTTCACTGTGGAACCcgaagaggaggggaagggggagactcACCCAGGACGGTCAGCTTGGTCCCTCCGCCGAACACATTACACAGTGACACAGCCTTGAACATAAACCCTCCTgacaccccctccaccccctgcccaggCCCACCTGCAGCTGCACAGAGGCCCCAGGGCCACCCTCCTTGTCATGGGGGCTGGTCTGTCCTCGGGGAGGCT is a genomic window of Lagenorhynchus albirostris chromosome 14, mLagAlb1.1, whole genome shotgun sequence containing:
- the LOC132504315 gene encoding immunoglobulin lambda-1 light chain-like — protein: MAWTPLLFPLFILCTGLCAVPVLTQTPSASSSLGGSAKLTCTLSSEHSTYYIEWYQQRVGQAPRYLMKLTSDGSVTKGDGIPDRFSGSSSGADRYLTIANIQSEDETEYICGVNYNTDGQAVSLCNVFGGGTKLTVLGQPKSSPSVTLFAPSNEELNANKATLVCLINDFYPGSVTVAWKSGSTTITKGVETSQPSKQSNSKYAASSYLALTASEWKSYEKGVSCQVTHDGKTVEKTVSPSECP